The Bacillota bacterium genome window below encodes:
- a CDS encoding aldo/keto reductase: MNQVQLGRTGLSVSKICFGALTIGPLQANLPVRAGAAVIRYGLEYGINFIDTAELYGTYAYIKEALRGWSSPVVIASKSYAYTRKDMAASLEKARRGMNRDVIEIFLLHEQESALTLRGHRPALDFLLEAKTRGLVRAVGISTHTVAGVEAAAAMPEIDVIHPIFNQAGLGILDGTREDMYAAIIQAWRAGKGIYAMKPIGGGNLIADAENALRYVLNQPAIHAVAVGMKTVAEVEMNVAIAEGRPVPAAVRQRVNQERRCLHIEDWCAGCGTCVDTCRYAALAVVNGKLQVDPTKCLLCGYCGAACPQFCIKII, encoded by the coding sequence GTGAACCAGGTTCAATTAGGCCGTACGGGTTTATCTGTGTCGAAAATCTGCTTCGGTGCCCTGACCATTGGTCCTCTGCAGGCCAATTTGCCAGTGCGGGCCGGGGCGGCGGTGATTCGGTACGGGTTGGAGTACGGGATTAACTTTATTGACACCGCTGAACTATACGGCACATATGCTTACATCAAGGAGGCATTACGTGGATGGTCCAGCCCCGTGGTGATCGCTTCCAAATCTTACGCCTACACGCGAAAGGATATGGCGGCCAGCCTGGAGAAAGCCAGGAGGGGAATGAACCGGGACGTGATTGAGATTTTCCTCCTGCATGAGCAGGAGAGTGCGCTGACTTTACGCGGCCACCGACCAGCCCTGGATTTCCTCCTGGAGGCGAAAACCAGGGGACTGGTCAGGGCAGTCGGCATTTCGACGCACACTGTAGCGGGTGTTGAGGCCGCGGCAGCCATGCCGGAGATCGATGTTATTCACCCGATATTCAACCAGGCCGGCCTGGGCATCCTGGACGGGACACGTGAGGACATGTACGCCGCCATCATTCAGGCCTGGCGGGCTGGGAAAGGGATTTATGCCATGAAGCCGATCGGTGGTGGCAACCTGATCGCTGACGCGGAAAACGCCCTGCGCTACGTCCTAAACCAGCCGGCCATCCATGCTGTAGCGGTAGGGATGAAGACGGTGGCGGAAGTGGAGATGAACGTTGCCATTGCCGAAGGGCGACCGGTACCCGCGGCGGTGCGGCAGCGGGTGAATCAAGAACGACGATGCTTGCATATTGAGGACTGGTGCGCGGGTTGTGGAACCTGTGTTGATACCTGCCGGTATGCCGCCCTGGCCGTAGTTAACGGGAAACTCCAGGTTGACCCGACGAAATGCCTCTTATGTGGGTATTGCGGCGCCGCTTGTCCACAGTTTTGCATTAAGATTATCTAA
- the ruvX gene encoding Holliday junction resolvase RuvX, with amino-acid sequence MRIMGLDLGSKTIGVAISDPLGWTAQGLTTLTRTAEPGNDLERLKELIIQHQVEQVVVGLPRNMDGSYGPQAEKARQFAAELAEECQLPVTLWDERLSTVAAERALLAGDVSRRKRRQVIDKMAAVLILQNYLDRQR; translated from the coding sequence ATGCGGATTATGGGTTTGGACCTTGGGAGTAAAACCATTGGGGTGGCCATCAGTGATCCCCTGGGTTGGACGGCCCAAGGATTAACTACCTTAACGCGGACCGCCGAGCCGGGAAATGACCTGGAACGTCTTAAGGAGTTGATCATCCAGCACCAGGTGGAACAGGTGGTGGTTGGTCTGCCCAGAAACATGGACGGTTCGTACGGACCCCAGGCAGAAAAGGCCAGGCAATTCGCCGCCGAATTAGCAGAAGAGTGCCAGTTGCCAGTTACGCTTTGGGATGAACGTTTATCCACCGTAGCGGCAGAACGGGCTTTGTTGGCCGGTGATGTATCGAGGCGAAAGCGGCGCCAGGTGATCGACAAGATGGCGGCGGTGCTTATCTTGCAGAACTATCTGGATCGACAGCGTTAG
- a CDS encoding IreB family regulatory phosphoprotein, producing the protein MPNESFEETMMFKVKAEDVVAARDILINVYEALREKGYNPINQLVGYLLSGDPAYITSHKSARTLIRKVERDELLEELLKNYLLK; encoded by the coding sequence ATGCCAAATGAATCCTTTGAAGAAACCATGATGTTTAAAGTGAAAGCAGAGGATGTCGTGGCGGCCCGGGACATACTGATTAATGTTTATGAGGCGTTGCGTGAGAAAGGTTACAATCCCATCAATCAATTGGTCGGTTATCTGCTATCGGGTGATCCCGCTTACATAACCAGTCATAAATCGGCCAGAACCCTGATCCGGAAAGTTGAGCGGGATGAACTGCTGGAAGAACTGCTGAAGAACTACCTGCTCAAATAA
- the alaS gene encoding alanine--tRNA ligase — MLSGNEIRDLFLKYFASQGHTIVASSSLVPHQDPTLLFTNAGMNQFKDVFLGLDQRPYRRATTAQKCVRAGGKHNDLDTVGRTARHHTFFEMLGNFSFGDYFKEDAIRFAWEFLTEVIKLPKDRLWVTIYLDDEEAFQLWQKVAELPPERIVRLGEKDNFWAMGDTGPCGPCSEIIIDRGEDRACQAPECALGKCDCDRWLEIWNLVFMQYNRDDSGMMTPLPKPSIDTGMGLERITSVLQNVDSNFDTDLLRPLISFVEGLTGQPYHRDQRGFPFRVIADHARACTFLISDGVLPGNEGRGYVLRRILRRAVRFGKVLGLNAPFLYQLAPVVGEMMGGAYPEVREKQEYVQKVIKMEEERFHETLHEGMKVAGDIIQKAKAEGRREISGQEAFLLYDTYGFPLDLMEDIAEENALVVDKDGFDQAMEVQRQRARAARQDIKAWDLAISLASLLEEWDATRFVGYETTEAGATVLAIVQDETKIDQVQVGGEIAVLLDQTPFYAESGGQVSDTGYLRSAVGVVRVTDTQRLLDGKVLHFGQVVEGSLKVGDQVQVIVDRERRLAIARNHSATHLLHRALKNVLGDHVNQAGSLVEPGRLRFDFSHFSAVSLEELRRIEAEINTHILAGLPVETKEMPLDEARKLGAIALFGEKYGDIVRVVKMGDYSTELCGGTHVTNTATIGLLKIVSEGAIGAGLRRIEAVTGQGALSFLNERLDVLAEVAQVLKTPPLEVAKRVEVLQASLREKEREIAVLQGKLARYEVQTLLDRVVEVNGVKVLAADVRVSDAEALRSMADLVKDRLGSGVVILGTPVGDKVSFVAMVTKDLMGRGVHAGQIIREVAKVAQGGGGGRPDMAQAGGKNPAKLDEALRKGLEVVAQQIQPVA; from the coding sequence GTGCTGTCGGGCAACGAAATCCGGGATCTGTTCCTCAAGTATTTTGCGAGCCAAGGACATACTATTGTCGCTAGCTCGTCGTTGGTGCCGCACCAGGATCCTACTCTGTTATTTACCAATGCGGGGATGAACCAGTTTAAAGACGTGTTCCTGGGTCTTGATCAGCGACCTTATCGGCGGGCCACTACCGCGCAAAAGTGTGTCCGGGCGGGCGGCAAGCACAATGACCTGGATACAGTAGGGCGAACTGCCCGTCACCACACGTTCTTTGAGATGCTGGGGAACTTCTCATTTGGTGACTACTTTAAAGAGGACGCCATCCGATTCGCCTGGGAATTTCTGACCGAAGTAATCAAGCTGCCAAAAGACAGGCTGTGGGTGACCATTTATCTGGACGATGAGGAGGCTTTTCAACTTTGGCAGAAGGTGGCCGAATTACCCCCCGAACGGATTGTCCGCCTGGGCGAAAAGGATAACTTTTGGGCTATGGGCGATACGGGCCCCTGTGGGCCTTGTAGCGAGATTATCATTGACCGGGGAGAAGACCGGGCTTGTCAGGCTCCAGAGTGTGCCCTGGGCAAATGTGATTGCGACCGGTGGCTGGAGATCTGGAATTTGGTGTTCATGCAATATAACCGCGACGATAGCGGGATGATGACCCCCTTGCCCAAACCCAGTATCGACACAGGGATGGGCTTGGAGCGGATCACCTCAGTTCTCCAGAATGTCGACAGCAACTTTGATACTGACCTGCTCCGCCCCTTGATTTCTTTCGTTGAAGGACTGACTGGCCAACCTTATCACCGCGACCAGCGAGGTTTTCCCTTCCGGGTGATTGCTGATCACGCACGGGCCTGCACATTTCTCATCAGCGACGGCGTTTTACCCGGTAATGAGGGGCGGGGCTACGTTCTGCGTCGAATTTTGCGGCGGGCGGTTAGATTTGGTAAAGTGCTTGGGCTAAATGCTCCTTTCCTGTATCAGTTGGCGCCGGTCGTTGGCGAGATGATGGGTGGGGCTTATCCGGAAGTACGGGAAAAACAGGAATATGTCCAGAAAGTAATTAAAATGGAAGAGGAACGCTTCCACGAGACCCTGCATGAGGGCATGAAGGTGGCAGGTGACATCATCCAAAAGGCAAAAGCCGAAGGCCGCAGGGAAATTAGCGGCCAGGAAGCCTTCTTGCTCTACGATACTTACGGGTTCCCGCTTGATTTGATGGAGGATATCGCGGAAGAGAACGCCCTGGTGGTTGATAAAGATGGTTTCGATCAGGCCATGGAGGTGCAACGCCAGCGGGCCAGGGCGGCCCGCCAAGACATCAAGGCGTGGGACCTGGCTATTAGTCTGGCCAGTCTCCTGGAAGAATGGGATGCCACCAGGTTTGTTGGCTATGAAACAACTGAGGCCGGGGCGACTGTACTGGCGATCGTGCAGGACGAAACAAAAATCGATCAGGTGCAGGTTGGCGGTGAGATTGCCGTCTTACTTGACCAAACGCCATTTTACGCTGAGAGTGGCGGCCAGGTGAGCGATACGGGTTACTTGCGCAGTGCGGTTGGCGTGGTGCGAGTGACAGACACCCAGCGCCTGCTGGATGGTAAGGTGCTCCACTTTGGCCAGGTAGTTGAGGGTAGCTTGAAGGTGGGAGACCAGGTGCAGGTCATCGTCGACCGGGAACGCCGGTTAGCGATCGCGCGCAATCACTCGGCGACACACCTTCTGCACCGTGCCTTGAAAAACGTGCTGGGTGACCACGTTAACCAGGCGGGCTCTCTGGTTGAACCTGGGCGCTTACGCTTTGACTTTTCCCACTTTTCCGCGGTTTCTCTGGAGGAATTAAGGCGGATCGAGGCGGAGATAAATACCCATATTTTAGCGGGTTTACCGGTAGAAACGAAAGAAATGCCTTTAGACGAGGCCAGGAAATTGGGAGCAATTGCCCTCTTTGGCGAAAAATATGGGGATATCGTCCGGGTAGTCAAAATGGGGGATTACAGCACGGAGTTATGTGGGGGTACCCACGTGACTAATACTGCCACGATCGGTTTGCTGAAGATCGTCAGCGAGGGGGCGATTGGAGCAGGGCTCCGGCGGATCGAAGCGGTGACCGGGCAGGGAGCACTGAGTTTTCTCAATGAACGGCTGGATGTGCTGGCTGAAGTGGCCCAGGTGCTCAAAACCCCTCCCCTGGAAGTAGCGAAGCGTGTCGAGGTGTTACAAGCAAGCCTCCGAGAGAAAGAACGCGAAATCGCTGTGCTGCAAGGGAAACTGGCGCGGTACGAGGTGCAGACTTTGCTTGATCGGGTGGTTGAGGTTAATGGGGTGAAAGTGCTGGCTGCCGACGTCAGGGTCTCCGATGCCGAGGCCTTGCGGTCGATGGCCGATCTGGTTAAAGACCGCTTGGGTTCCGGGGTGGTTATTCTCGGCACTCCGGTTGGGGATAAAGTAAGCTTTGTGGCCATGGTGACCAAAGACTTGATGGGGCGTGGGGTTCATGCTGGCCAGATTATCCGTGAAGTCGCCAAAGTTGCCCAAGGAGGTGGCGGTGGCCGACCGGACATGGCTCAGGCAGGTGGTAAAAACCCGGCCAAGCTGGATGAAGCCCTGCGCAAAGGGCTCGAAGTGGTGGCGCAGCAAATCCAGCCAGTGGCATAA
- a CDS encoding fumarate hydratase — protein sequence MKTVRWEIPLKAEMVRKLEVGDIIYLNGLVYTARDMAHLKMRTIISEGGMLPVNLEGGVLFHAGPVVKKRDEGWEMVVVGPTTSMRMEPFAKLVAEIGVKLIIGKGGMGEYSQQTFVDHGMAYLQAAPGCAVKLAQSVEKVLGVTWPELGMAEAMWAFEVRNFGPFVVAMDAAGRSLYREITETAQKKITDWFPL from the coding sequence ATGAAAACAGTGAGATGGGAAATACCGTTAAAGGCTGAAATGGTACGAAAATTAGAGGTTGGAGACATAATCTATCTTAATGGTCTTGTTTATACAGCGCGGGATATGGCTCACTTAAAGATGAGAACAATTATTTCCGAAGGCGGTATGTTGCCAGTTAATCTTGAGGGTGGCGTGCTTTTTCATGCCGGACCAGTGGTGAAAAAACGTGATGAAGGCTGGGAAATGGTGGTGGTTGGGCCAACTACCTCAATGAGGATGGAGCCTTTTGCCAAGTTAGTTGCCGAAATAGGCGTTAAGTTAATTATTGGTAAAGGGGGTATGGGGGAATACTCACAGCAAACTTTTGTTGATCACGGCATGGCTTATCTTCAGGCTGCCCCCGGTTGTGCCGTTAAATTGGCCCAAAGTGTCGAGAAGGTGCTCGGAGTCACCTGGCCAGAATTAGGTATGGCCGAAGCAATGTGGGCTTTTGAAGTGCGAAATTTTGGACCCTTCGTGGTGGCCATGGACGCAGCTGGGAGAAGTCTTTATCGTGAGATCACCGAAACTGCTCAGAAAAAAATCACGGATTGGTTTCCCTTATGA
- a CDS encoding AI-2E family transporter, producing MSILTNPKIWRVFLLIALGLTTLYFLYLVRSILPPFAWAVVLAYLLNPLVVLLECHGIPRMFGILLIYLGLAALVVLLVTVGLPTMSDEIDELVSVLPHYTQHAQDLVQNAQNEYAQAPLPHSVREAIDQGIERVQVTIIQVLRDLVQGMIGLFSGVLGLVLVPFLAFYILKDVELIKKKLISLLPKSCRGDILTICQEIDQVLSSFIRGHLMVCCLVGVLTGVSMFLLGVKFSLIIGLIAGIADLVPYIGPIISAIPAVGLAMLQSPLLAVYVVIVFIVIHQIESNVITPKIMGDCVGLHPLVVVFALLAGGHLLGIVGLLLAVPGVAVVRVVANYFYQKILNTE from the coding sequence ATGTCTATCCTGACTAATCCAAAGATCTGGCGGGTGTTCTTGCTGATTGCCCTGGGGTTGACGACACTCTACTTTCTGTATCTCGTCCGCTCTATCCTGCCCCCTTTTGCGTGGGCGGTTGTGCTGGCCTATCTGCTTAATCCACTGGTAGTGCTCCTGGAGTGTCACGGTATACCGAGAATGTTTGGCATTCTGCTGATCTACCTCGGTCTGGCCGCCTTGGTGGTTCTTTTGGTTACTGTTGGTTTACCAACAATGTCGGATGAGATCGACGAACTGGTATCAGTGCTGCCTCATTACACCCAGCACGCGCAGGATCTAGTGCAAAATGCCCAGAATGAATACGCGCAAGCTCCTCTACCCCACTCGGTCCGGGAGGCGATTGACCAGGGAATCGAACGGGTGCAGGTGACGATCATTCAGGTTTTACGCGATTTAGTTCAGGGGATGATCGGCCTTTTTTCTGGGGTCCTGGGCCTTGTTTTAGTCCCGTTCCTAGCCTTTTACATTCTCAAGGATGTAGAACTGATTAAAAAGAAATTAATTTCTCTGTTACCCAAAAGCTGCCGCGGAGATATCCTGACCATCTGTCAAGAGATTGACCAGGTTCTGAGTAGTTTCATCCGCGGACACTTAATGGTTTGCTGTCTGGTCGGCGTTTTAACTGGCGTCAGTATGTTTTTGTTGGGGGTAAAATTTTCCTTGATTATTGGCCTGATAGCAGGCATAGCGGATTTGGTTCCATATATTGGACCAATTATAAGCGCGATCCCGGCGGTGGGTTTGGCAATGCTGCAGTCGCCCCTGCTGGCCGTTTATGTTGTCATCGTCTTTATTGTGATCCATCAGATTGAAAGCAATGTGATTACCCCCAAAATTATGGGGGATTGCGTAGGGCTGCACCCACTGGTGGTTGTTTTTGCTCTGCTGGCAGGGGGGCATTTGTTGGGAATTGTCGGTCTGCTTCTGGCCGTGCCCGGGGTGGCGGTGGTCAGAGTGGTGGCCAATTATTTCTATCAAAAGATACTCAATACTGAGTAA
- a CDS encoding fumarate hydratase, whose amino-acid sequence MGLELEQVRSEINKLIRRVCTSISPDCLELLKKAREGETEERARNMLEAMMENVALAGEVNKPVCQSPGYPTVYVRFGNSFQIDLPAIFSEALISATKEGYLRPSIVHPLTRANNGDNSGEAVPNFEYEFIPGLDYVEVWISFKGCGAELANAVKVFTTEQLGKNFSGLKRFILDTVLRASGIPCPPIGLGIGIGGQIDVAAKLSRKAISVRDWRDRHPDPLFAALEEELLEKINQLGIGPAGTGGRTTALAVKIGWASTHTAIAPVAVNFHCWVARRGGLRFYPDGRVETLLVGGQGA is encoded by the coding sequence ATGGGTTTAGAACTGGAGCAGGTTAGAAGTGAAATTAACAAATTAATTAGACGAGTTTGTACAAGCATTTCACCGGATTGTCTGGAATTACTAAAAAAAGCCAGAGAAGGCGAGACGGAAGAACGTGCGCGCAATATGTTGGAAGCAATGATGGAGAATGTTGCTCTGGCTGGAGAGGTTAATAAACCTGTTTGTCAATCCCCTGGCTATCCTACTGTATATGTACGTTTTGGTAATAGCTTCCAAATTGATCTCCCAGCAATTTTTTCAGAAGCCTTAATCTCTGCAACTAAAGAAGGCTACTTACGACCAAGTATTGTGCATCCATTAACGCGCGCCAATAACGGGGATAACTCAGGTGAAGCGGTGCCAAACTTTGAATATGAATTTATCCCCGGCCTGGACTATGTTGAGGTTTGGATCAGCTTTAAAGGTTGTGGAGCTGAACTGGCTAACGCCGTCAAGGTGTTCACAACTGAACAGCTGGGGAAAAATTTTTCCGGTCTGAAGCGTTTTATTTTAGACACAGTTTTGCGGGCCAGCGGTATTCCTTGCCCCCCGATTGGTCTGGGGATAGGTATTGGCGGACAAATTGACGTGGCAGCCAAATTAAGTCGTAAAGCGATCAGTGTTAGGGACTGGCGGGATCGCCACCCCGATCCTTTATTTGCTGCATTGGAAGAGGAGTTACTCGAAAAAATTAATCAGCTCGGTATAGGGCCGGCGGGGACAGGTGGCCGAACGACTGCGCTGGCAGTCAAGATTGGTTGGGCATCAACTCATACGGCGATTGCACCCGTAGCGGTGAACTTCCATTGTTGGGTGGCGCGTCGAGGCGGATTGCGATTTTACCCTGATGGGCGAGTAGAAACTTTGCTGGTAGGAGGGCAGGGAGCATGA
- a CDS encoding DUF1292 domain-containing protein: MTDKHDCDCGCLEEENIIVLVDEEGAEHEFQIIDTIEVDGERYAILLPTDEEDDEAIILKVGTDEQGNEVYYEIEDDEEWEKVADAWQEMIEEEEV, from the coding sequence GTGACAGATAAGCATGATTGTGATTGTGGCTGCCTAGAGGAGGAAAACATCATCGTCTTGGTAGACGAAGAGGGCGCAGAACATGAGTTTCAAATCATTGATACGATTGAGGTTGATGGAGAGCGCTACGCCATCCTCCTGCCCACTGATGAAGAGGATGATGAAGCCATTATTTTAAAGGTGGGCACTGATGAGCAAGGCAACGAAGTCTACTATGAGATCGAAGACGATGAAGAGTGGGAAAAAGTAGCGGATGCCTGGCAGGAAATGATTGAAGAAGAGGAAGTTTAG
- a CDS encoding MmgE/PrpD family protein has translation MPTKTLANFTSGLRFEDLPSDVVLAAKQCLLDHLGVALAGSVETSSKIMAKTAAEIMGGTGCNLVTPGFPQASLLQAALVNGAFGHALDMDDVHNAAIIHLAVVTIPAALALGQVNKINGRSFITAVVAGYDIGARIGLAVNPSSYFYWHTTGTVGTFAATATCANILGLTPDQTVHAFGSAGTQAAGLWEFLSDGAMSKFLHTGKACVNGIISAQLAKNGYTAATRILEGEKGFIRAVAPEPNFDVLTKDLGKPFKILENSFKPYPSCKHTHPSIYATQKIIEETGVKFQDVKNIMLKVYSVAENLVGNKEPKTPYGAKFSLPYCVSAALYYGEVGIRQFREDTVNNPEVQALMKRVDVVVDEEIEKQYQANPNQWTQQVEITTKDGKTLVKRIDFPKGDPENPFTFEETVTKFHLLTADLLPEEQRNRLVEKVIRLESLGNISELFAI, from the coding sequence ATGCCCACGAAAACCTTAGCCAATTTTACTTCTGGACTCAGGTTCGAGGATCTCCCATCAGATGTGGTCCTGGCAGCCAAACAATGCCTTCTTGACCATCTCGGGGTGGCTCTGGCAGGATCAGTAGAAACTTCCAGTAAAATTATGGCGAAAACTGCCGCGGAAATCATGGGTGGAACCGGCTGCAACCTGGTTACTCCCGGCTTTCCCCAGGCCAGTCTCCTCCAGGCCGCCCTGGTTAATGGAGCCTTCGGCCACGCTCTAGACATGGACGACGTACACAATGCCGCCATCATTCATCTGGCTGTTGTTACAATTCCCGCCGCCCTTGCTCTTGGGCAAGTCAATAAAATCAACGGGCGCTCCTTCATCACCGCGGTTGTCGCCGGGTACGATATTGGAGCCCGCATTGGCTTGGCTGTCAACCCTTCATCATACTTCTACTGGCACACGACTGGTACTGTAGGGACTTTTGCCGCTACAGCCACCTGCGCCAACATCCTGGGATTGACTCCCGACCAGACAGTACACGCTTTCGGGTCGGCTGGTACCCAGGCCGCTGGCCTCTGGGAGTTCTTGAGCGACGGGGCAATGAGTAAATTTCTTCACACTGGAAAGGCCTGCGTCAACGGGATTATTTCCGCTCAGTTGGCAAAGAACGGTTACACTGCCGCCACCCGAATCCTGGAGGGCGAAAAAGGATTTATTCGAGCGGTAGCCCCCGAGCCTAATTTCGATGTTCTTACCAAAGACCTTGGCAAACCGTTTAAAATCCTCGAGAATTCTTTTAAACCCTATCCGTCCTGCAAACACACTCACCCGTCAATCTACGCGACTCAAAAAATTATCGAGGAAACCGGCGTGAAATTCCAGGACGTAAAAAACATCATGCTTAAAGTATATTCAGTGGCTGAGAACCTGGTTGGCAACAAGGAACCGAAAACCCCTTATGGTGCCAAGTTCAGTTTGCCTTACTGCGTGTCGGCGGCATTGTACTACGGCGAGGTCGGAATCAGGCAGTTCCGTGAGGATACCGTCAACAATCCGGAAGTGCAGGCACTTATGAAGCGCGTAGATGTGGTGGTGGATGAAGAAATCGAGAAGCAATATCAAGCCAATCCTAATCAGTGGACTCAGCAGGTGGAAATTACTACTAAGGATGGTAAAACACTGGTCAAGCGGATAGATTTCCCAAAGGGGGACCCAGAAAATCCATTTACCTTCGAGGAAACAGTCACTAAGTTCCACCTGCTGACAGCAGACTTGTTACCGGAAGAACAAAGGAACCGCCTGGTAGAGAAAGTTATACGCCTCGAGTCTCTGGGTAATATTTCGGAGCTTTTTGCAATTTAG